ACCAATACGTCGTTTATTATACTTCGCATATGCAAATAGAATAATGCACAGCCAGTATTGTATTCAATCGGGGGTTGTagtcaacaaaaagaaaaaacccacccaaaaaaaaaaatcagaggcTTCGCTGTAAAATCAATCccaatctctctttctctgtctAGAAAAGGATGCAATGGACAAAAAGAGTAAGAGCCCAATATGTAGGGAACACAAATGTGCTGTAAGAGAAATTTGGGTTATTGACAAAAAAAGTTTTCAAGTCATACACCTAACAACAAAGACCAAGCGTCGCCTGGACCCCACCCACCACCTACCAAGGGTACTACTACGTTCCCAAAGGAGACACCTGTTCCAACTCGCATCTATGTTATTTTTCTCGCCAAACTGACAGTAAGGGCAACtgtaagagcaattgcaatgggaaTAATTTGTTGGGCGAGTAAAAATCAAGATTAgatctcatctctattacataaaagtaaaatcaaacacatatctcaatacagtcacatcaacaaaacacatcttacAATgtaaccacatcaataaaacacaaattcctatacatttttcctttcCACCCAACATGAAGGCTAACAAATTCTCATGTCCTCCATGATGtctgtccacaataaaactatacTAAAACACAATCTTCTAATAcaaccacaccaacaaaacacatcccctaatacaatcacatcagcaaaacacaaaacctcatacatatttgttgacgCAGACAAAATAACACTATTGCAAGTGCTTTAATGGTATCctatttgttgggccaacaaaaatattggcCCGATtccatctctattacacaaaaaatcaagcaaatcacgtctctcaatacagtcacataacaaaacacatctctcaatacagccacatcaacaaacacAAATTTATATACATTATTTCTTCACATCCAACATGGAGGACAACAACATTATTTCATACCTCCATGTTGTgcccaataaaactacatcaaaacatacaatcacaatacagccacatcagcaaaacacatctctcaatacaattatatcagcaaaacacatttttcaatacaattacatcaacaaaagacaatatctttgttgaCCCAACAACAATTTACCATTACAAATCTCTAAATtagtaatatttttctttttattttttccctttttttaaacaaatgaaCAGATTTGCCATAACGGTAAATAGTGGAAATTACATTTGTTCCATCGACATTGAGCTGCAAATTATCTTGAGTATGTCCAACGACATTGAGCTGCAAATTATTCCATCGTAATTAGTACTGGCCCCGCCTTTTAGGAGCAAAGCCCACACGCCATCTAATGAGAAACTCAAACTCAGAGAAAACTCCAGGGAATCAATGATAAAATAGCAAATATATGGGTATGTAACATATCTGCAACCATAGTAATAAAAGGAACTCTGCTAGTTTGGTTGTTcatgggaaaaagaaaaagaaatcgaTGGCATGGGAATGGGCATGAGATTATTGACAAATGTGAATGAGAATGATCATTACAATGAATGTGTTTGGTTGCATCAATAATTAATATAGTAATGATGGATTACAACATTCGATATGTTGGATATATGTGAGAATGGAATGGGAATGAAGTTTTTATTAACCTTAGTACCCTCATGCAAGGGAATGGGCATTCATGGAGTTACCAGGAAAAATGGTCATTACAGCACTCTCTGTAGTTTGAAGTGACTATTAACTACGATTACAATGGCCAACTTTATTACCAAACATTTGCATTGTAATATATCATAGTCAATTACATTCCTTGATCAAAGGACATACCAAATATGCGATAAGTGACGTGGCGGTTAAGACAGAAAGACTGAGAAAGGATAGTCAAAGGACCATCTACCCGGAGGTAGACTAGTAAGGAGACATGTCAATACCCTCATTAGGATGTAGGCCAAGGTAGCATAATTATGGAAAAGAGGTACTAATCTATTAATTATCAAGAGGTGGTGTGGAATTTACACCACTACCCACAATTATGGAAAAGAGGTTACATCACCTCCTACTATTATCAATAACTATGAAGGAGTTCTGGGATAGATACTTCACTACCCCACTACCATAACATTAAGATGTTATCAGTTTTCTCTCTTTTAGCGTACAATTTTACAACTACAAACAATTAATACTAAAGAACATCTCTATTACAATGTTATGGTATATAAGACCTTCGAGGTATACAGACAAAGGGGATTGGTCTCCACGTGGATTTAGGCATGATCGAGTAAGACCATGACACATAACTATAAAGCAAAAGACAATATGGTGTTTCCACAAAAAGTATTGGGGTATAATTGGAACTCATGTGTCATTTATGTAAATTTTCTCCATCTCTCCTCCATTCTTCGTTGCGCGTTCCCCGTGTTTTTCAGGAAGGGTTTCGCAAGTTTTTTGTGAAACTGATCAAAACAACCATTCCatgttttcatttttggttCTTGAAAACAAAATGTGAGTaacaattttacaaaacaatttCATGAAAAATGGCTACTAGATGAGTTTTTAcatccttttttattttcaaatacaGAAAACAGTTTTTAAAGTTATAATCAAACACACCCAACTCTCTCTACTATTACTCTCAATTTCTCTATGAATTTTGTCTAACTTACGCATTAGAGAGTCCCCCGCCCAAAGAAAATTATTTGACATCTATTATCTGTGGTTGTAGGTCTCATTTTTGGTTTCTGCGATGCTTTGGAAGCGTCATAACTGACTAAATAAACGGCGCTTATCGTGTTGGCAAAGACCAATCCTGTTGTCGAGATCACGGCGGTTACTAACGTTTAGAAGCGTCGTAAATTGATTACTTCAGCGACGTTTACGTAAAAGCGTTGCGACATCATTCGCGACACCAGTATTAACGACACTTGTACGACACTTACCAAAGCGACAACAACATCCTTTTACATCACTTTTCGGTTACTCACTATGCTTTTAATGCGCTATGAAAGACATCACTGTTGTAGTGACATTTGACCGAAAAATTAAGGCTGACATGTATTgtgataatttttttcttcacaaCCACATTGAAAAAaggaatcaatcaatcaatccttgaaggaaaaattatatattccatTCCAATTGTTTTACGTATACCAAGCAATGAAATGTACTTTATCATGGAAATGAAGCATTCCCTTCTCGAGTCAAAGGACTAACCAAACAATCTTCTTATAGTCTCAGAGAACTGAAACCGGAATCAGAATAAAATAATGGTAAAaattttggcttctttatccttgcatatttaattgaccatGGGACTTAAACCTCTTAGTGTATACATACATGTGTATAATTGTGTTCTCATAACAGTTTTACAATTACCAGATTGGTTTCGATTTTTCTGCTGTATCAACCTGTTATTGATGGTGGTTTGTTTGGTAGAGAAGTGTATTATGCTTTAAAATACGTGATGACTTAAAACATCAAAAGGAAGCACTAAGGCAGAAATTCAGAGTCTTATTGAATTCAGAGTAAGGCAGAGGAGGTTCCAATCTACCACcacccaaaacaaaaaaaaggaaaaagcatGACAAATATAAGACCCTCTTTGAAAAACCATAGAATCTGACTCTTCTTCAACTGCCACCAATTTCATTCTCATCCTTCAAAAGCTCCCAAATTCACCATCTTAGCTTTGCTGGGAAGTACTGGAATAATAAGAGTAACTATATGTGTTACACAGTAACCATTGCAATTAGTTAGAGAAGAAAAGTTATAAGTTAACTCCTTTGGCGTATTTACCTTTTCGATGAGGGAAAGGTAATAAGGCTTCACTTCCTCAACATCAATTCGGACTTTGCTCTTGCTATAAAGATCGTACTTGCTGCAATCAATaagtttgtattattattattaagttCTTTGGCAACGCAAAAAGACAAAGTACTAAGAATAATCTATCTGAATATTTTACTTGAATGTTTTCAGCCACTTGAGATTCTCAACATCTTCTTCATTCATCAAGTGCCTATAAGCTCCTGCCCTATGTAAAGCTGCAAAAAGAAGCAACATGCTCAGAAGATCATTGACGTTGATATAttcatcaacatcaacatcaacatcaatatCATTTAAGTGGTTACTTACCATAAAAGGAATGATATCGCATAATAAAAAGTCCCGCTGAAGGAAGAGTGGTCTTGTTATCCTTGGCAACCTGAAGAAATGGCACACAAATATGAGTTTCTGGGGCAGTTCCTCGACTGAAAATTCATATACAAAGGAATGTGAAGGAATGCAAAATTACCAAGTACATGTAGTCATCGTGACCGAAAGACATCAGCACATTGTCAAGTCCGCAACCCTCAGAATACACTCCATATTTTGTGTTATAAGCAGGGTTATTGTAGTCTGGATTTTCCTTGAAGTACTGTCAAAACATTCCCAATAATATTAATGAGAAACGCTACACTAACTGAAGATGTTGGATATCTAGGGTTGATTTTAATCATGTTGTTAATTGAGATGAATGACCTTGTGGTGAACAATTGACCCATCAAAGGCGCACCCAACAGGATATGTGTCACCTGTAGAAACAATCTTAATCAATAAGTGATTGACATTAGACATAGAGAACAATCACACAAttagtctttaaaaaaaatcgcaTGATCAAGAACTCACTTTCCTGACAGCATAATCTGCAGTATATATGGAGATAACATTACCTACAACGGCCCATTGTGGAAGTTCGCCAAAAGCAGGATGAAGAAGAACTTTTCCAAGATCTAAAACCGATTAAGAAACAATTTTTAACTACTTTCCATTTCAAATAGTACAATCATATACTAAAAATTTAGtaaaaagaaacataaattaATGGAATTACCATGGATAAGGCCAGTCAAATGTAGCCAGTCTTCGTTGGGGTAGTCTTTTCTAATGGCCTCAGCTGTCTGAAGCAAGTGCTCAGTCTGGGGTTCATCCAAATCAGGATCACTCTCATCAACAAATTCATTGAGAagctcacagcattcccaaatgCTCATTTCCACCCTATTCAATTTCCCATACTCCTCTCTCATCCTCTTCAcctgaattaattaattaaacataaACTTCAACATGACTAACACACATATTAAAACACTTCAATATATGGATATAATCAgcacgaaaaaaaaaaccttgcttACAAAGTCATAGGTCTGGTTAATGTGATTGACTCGGTAGAAACCCTCAACGAGGTCACGCCTCTCACTCTCTGCATCATAATCCCTgtcaatggtaaaaaaaaaaaaacagttaaaCAACTTATGTGCACAAGGACCTTACCCCTTACCCCCACATGAGACGTGGAGAAGcttttccaggaattgaaccgaCGACGTCTAgattgcacccttgcaactctaccaatgGGCATAATCCTTTTCAATGATTTTTGCAATTTCCATCAGTTGTAGATCAGAACATAAATGGAACAGAATTCTTCAACCACCATGAAAGTAGAGCAATCATGCAAAAATAGTGCAAGACAGTAAGTAGTATAGGCCAGGCCCAAAGGGCTAAAAGGGAACTCTAATTCAATTAATAGGcctgcattttcaaacaaaggCACAAAGCTGAGTAGGTTTTTCTGGAGGCCCTAAAGAATCTTTAGGTTGGGCCTGACCCATTTCCCACCCAGCCCATTACctataatagttttttttttatcagccATTATCGATAAtattgaaatttcaaatataggGTAAATTACActttggttttctttctttttttgcttcaaattaaaataaatgtaaCCAGGTCATGGATATCTCAGCTTGATATGAAAAGTTAATACCTattttttaggaaaaaaaacattcaatGAAACGTAGTCCATTAACCTAAAATTGAATGGCATAAGCAGATTAAGAAAAACTAAAATTCTTTTAAtgataataagaagaagagcaataattataatttattattagatcGATCGACAATGATGGATGCAGGATTATTAACCTAAAAGTGTGACCGAAGGCATTGGAGTCTGGCACTGCAAATCCGGCGTCCAACACCAGCTCACTCTCCTCGCATGCGACCTTCTTCTCCTCAATTTCAACTCCTGcacacaaaaaacaaacaaatcaaaattaaatcaaataaacTCCTCAGAATAATACTAAAAAAAACTCGAAATTAAGAGACAAAAAAGGTACCAAATGCAGGATCGTCGACGAGGATAGTCATCCTGAATCGCACAGACGGAGAAcgaaagaaacagagaaaagaaagacaagTATAATAAGAGGAGGAGATGGTAGTGATGATCGCACATGATTTTTGGGGAAGTATTTATAGTAGCTGGATAGAGTCCTTCACTGAGAATTCCAAGTGTCGGAGCCCTTATCATATTTTCCTTCCAAGGACTCCTCACAAATCCTTCCCTGAAAATTctgattttcttctctcttgttataacaatctttatttttttttaaaaaaaaatgccagTAGGAATTTAATACGTATATGACACTCATCACATGCACATTAAATTCTGTGCATACACCTCAACAATTGGAATAACTAAAATCCCAACTGttgggatttttatttttttcggaTACTAAATCTAAACCAACACAAGTGACAAGtaggaatgaaaaaaaaaagaaaaaaaaaacgttaTGGGTTGTTTCCGGAACGAACAACAGCgcatatatttataaaatattttaatagggattaaattttgagatttattcaattaatcaaatttggattgatttaaattcagatAAATAAATTAGATAATAATCTAATTCAGATTAGagtttagacaaataaatagAATAAGATTTATGTATTTAGATTTACACTTCATTTTAATTCagacaaaaaaattttattttgatccATATAACTTATATTTGAATTTCATCTAATTCAATTCGAATAAATTCAGTGACTGGGATAATTGTGTCACACTGCTGACAAGACACCTTTGGCGCATTAGCTGTGAACCACAATGATACATATTTATCTTGTTCCGTCAGTACCGCATCAGCTCCACCGTTGATCATTTGATTTAACTTCTTATGGGCCCCACCTGACGTAGCATTTAAATTTGAGAAGGATTGTTGTACTTTGTACATATGTTTGTACAGTCCTTTCGGGCCGTATTAGGCGAACTAGCCTCCACAatttgctgcttcttttttttctttttttgaaaaatcatgaatgtttttttattgaaaaatgatatACATCCACAAAAATTGGTATCCATAAATTCTATAATCTATATGGCATATCAAGtaagcatgtcacatagatttttttattaaaacccTAAAGATGAGGAGAggtttccctcctctctctcataaaattttttagatggtacttttttttattgtacttttctattttttacttttttgcttATCTCTCTAACACACATTTTACCTTTTAGCTTTGTATTTTTTCACAATGGATTATTACATTGTGCATGTGGCAATGTATTTAGCCCAACAGATTATTTACATTATGGTTTTGATAGTGTGTTTTTCTTAGTTGATTATTACACTGTGTATTCGATAGTGTATTTATCTCAGACGCGTATTATAGAGCAcaattgacagtgtatttatgCTAACACTATATTGTTTACAAAAGAAATCTTGTATTTTATGTCATTTTCACAGCGTAATAAGCTTAATAAATGATTACCATTATTCACCACAATTATAATTACATTGGTATTCATGACAATGTAATAACACACCGTAATGTTacataaccaaaaaaaaggtgaagaaGCAAGATTGACACCTAAATCAAGACCCCAAAACTGGTGACCATCATAAACCAACAAAAGAGTAACCAAATCACCCACTAAAAAACCAATAAACCCAACAAGCAGATGGAATAAAACATGAAGCTCAACTCTTGAGATAAAACGAAAACGAAATCAACACTAGAATCAGTTGCTCCTCAGCTAGGGGAGTTCGCTGGTGGTGTCGGATTGTCAAGCCGACACCGAAATTAGTTGGATTGGTATTTTTTGTTCGCGGTTGCCTTCAACTTCACGGTAGATTTTCGACAAAACTAGTAACGGTTGACAGTGAATGGTGACTAGGCTTTGCTCCTGTTAGCCAGACGCTTCTTGTGGCATCAACGGTGGTCCGATTGGTGGTCGGACAGAGGAGATCCATTGGTGGtcgtgagagagggagagaggatgTTGTtggagagagagatagaggagatggagagtgagagaggagagagagagaaagagataaaGAGAGTAGAAAGAGAatattatgttttgttttaatatttgattttttgaaatttgaaatttttatttatttgaaatgttactttgTCATCATTTGACATaacatgccatgtcattatggaGAGTTTATGGATACTATTCCTATGGATGACTATCACTACTAGTTTTTACTAGATTTATGAATCCAACTATATATTTGTTATCTTAAATAACattatatatacaaaacataaaatttatattcaacaaactaaaattttcatttttttttcacattcaatttaatttgtatttggaataaaaaatatattattaaactCGTAAATCGGATCAACATATTcataatttttgtaaaaaaagtaaataaattgtAGAGTCCTTAAATTAAATTACAGCGAAAtccaatgtattttttttataggagACCCTACAAGTCGGTGGATTGAAGGTTAGTCTGATGCACTGTGtatcattttttaaataaataattatatcatTCATTCACCATAATAAATATATGCTATCTATTATTtgttcaaaaataaattaattgattttggGGCACGATGATGGATCGGTCATCGGTGCACTcggttttgtttttgtgattttttgatACTCAAAATGGATTCCACGTCTTCCTATCATTTGATAACCACAATTTTGCAAGATTTTATTAGAAAAACTCATATGGGAAACAAATAATTGTTTCATAGTAAAACAAGTATTATTGTTTGTActaaatcaattttattattataacaACATTATTGTCCAACAAAACTACCACGcaattccttaaaaaaaaaaaaactacgcaattcaatttttttgtaaaCGGTCGTGTATCTTGTTTAAAGGATTAATCGCTATGTAACAGATCACGGTAGCTCAGCTATAACAATTTTTTAGTTTAGTATTTTAGATGGACCCATAGGGCACATGAAACTTGGGGCCGATGGAGCTCACCAATGTTC
The window above is part of the Tripterygium wilfordii isolate XIE 37 chromosome 3, ASM1340144v1, whole genome shotgun sequence genome. Proteins encoded here:
- the LOC119995194 gene encoding inositol oxygenase 1 isoform X2; amino-acid sequence: MTILVDDPAFGVEIEEKKVACEESELVLDAGFAVPDSNAFGHTFRDYDAESERRDLVEGFYRVNHINQTYDFVKRMREEYGKLNRVEMSIWECCELLNEFVDESDPDLDEPQTEHLLQTAEAIRKDYPNEDWLHLTGLIHDLGKVLLHPAFGELPQWAVVGDTYPVGCAFDGSIVHHKYFKENPDYNNPAYNTKYGVYSEGCGLDNVLMSFGHDDYMYLVAKDNKTTLPSAGLFIMRYHSFYALHRAGAYRHLMNEEDVENLKWLKTFNKYDLYSKSKVRIDVEEVKPYYLSLIEKYFPAKLRW
- the LOC119995194 gene encoding inositol oxygenase 1 isoform X1, whose translation is MTILVDDPAFGVEIEEKKVACEESELVLDAGFAVPDSNAFGHTFRIMPIGRVARVQSRRRRFNSWKSFSTSHVGVRESERRDLVEGFYRVNHINQTYDFVKRMREEYGKLNRVEMSIWECCELLNEFVDESDPDLDEPQTEHLLQTAEAIRKDYPNEDWLHLTGLIHDLGKVLLHPAFGELPQWAVVGDTYPVGCAFDGSIVHHKYFKENPDYNNPAYNTKYGVYSEGCGLDNVLMSFGHDDYMYLVAKDNKTTLPSAGLFIMRYHSFYALHRAGAYRHLMNEEDVENLKWLKTFNKYDLYSKSKVRIDVEEVKPYYLSLIEKYFPAKLRW
- the LOC119995194 gene encoding inositol oxygenase 1 isoform X3, with translation MPIGRVARVQSRRRRFNSWKSFSTSHVGVRESERRDLVEGFYRVNHINQTYDFVKRMREEYGKLNRVEMSIWECCELLNEFVDESDPDLDEPQTEHLLQTAEAIRKDYPNEDWLHLTGLIHDLGKVLLHPAFGELPQWAVVGDTYPVGCAFDGSIVHHKYFKENPDYNNPAYNTKYGVYSEGCGLDNVLMSFGHDDYMYLVAKDNKTTLPSAGLFIMRYHSFYALHRAGAYRHLMNEEDVENLKWLKTFNKYDLYSKSKVRIDVEEVKPYYLSLIEKYFPAKLRW